A genome region from Plasmodium vivax chromosome 11, whole genome shotgun sequence includes the following:
- a CDS encoding hypothetical protein, conserved (encoded by transcript PVX_115070A) codes for MDDTVRKIDIFIIIGIAIACGVFSEFLSWLFVYRNEKFIKLNEELKILYEKVQKEKEDGLLSKIDGNSSNSNNKKKGKKKATTEEIYVEKTKTMATLKTKSNVITGLIFMSMMPLLFSLFEGLTIAILPFKPIFPFTLLTHTGLQEKNLYHCSSTFIYTLTLMLTRQNIQKYFGYAPPSGMFGDFKMPDEQADMWK; via the coding sequence ATGGATGACACTGTGAGGAAGATCGACattttcatcatcatcgGAATTGCGATTGCGTGTGGAGTTTTTTCCGAATTTTTAAGTTGGCTATTCGTTTACAGAAATGAGAAGTTTATAAAGCTGAACGAAGAATTGAAAATATTGTATGAAAAAGttcagaaggagaaggaagatGGGTTGCTGAGCAAAATCGATGGGAACAGCAGCAACagtaacaataaaaaaaaagggaaaaaaaaagccacaacggaagaaatatatgtagagaaaacaaaaacaatgGCAACGCTGAAGACAAAGTCGAATGTAATAACGgggttaatttttatgtccATGATGCCGTTGCTTTTTAGCTTATTTGAAGGACTCAcaattgccattttgccgtTTAAGccaattttcccctttaccTTACTAACGCACACGGGGttacaagaaaaaaacttgTACCATTGCTCATCGACTTTTATTTATACCCTAACGTTGATGCTCACGAGGCAGAACATTCAGAAGTATTTCGGGTACGCACCGCCATCGGGAATGTTTGGCGATTTTAAGATGCCGGACGAGCAGGCTGATATGTGGAAATAG